From a single Fuerstiella sp. genomic region:
- a CDS encoding class I SAM-dependent methyltransferase: protein MSQYSVSHNILSRLTTLQAEHNSPTNQINVLDWGCGRGRTVAKLREMGFNAFGVEIDRTTMQNGFRLFENRDMNPTEMLRHVDDLDSFPESFFHFVCSEQVFEHVADLSVVVAELARLTADQGIGVHNFPSARCVMEEHLFMPFVHWLPKNRLRKAAIRLMLSLGQGPKPDWPEVIEKTAAGRTQVYFDYTVQRTFYRDIRDIVELFVSAGFDANTTVRDTTTFWKRLLLPDYLNRNGFPNQRTTLVTRRIRSNDDT from the coding sequence TTGAGTCAGTATTCTGTCTCACATAATATTCTGTCCCGACTCACAACACTCCAGGCAGAACATAACAGTCCGACAAATCAGATCAATGTGCTCGACTGGGGCTGCGGACGCGGTCGTACCGTGGCAAAGCTTCGGGAAATGGGATTCAATGCGTTCGGAGTCGAGATTGACAGAACAACCATGCAAAACGGTTTCAGGCTGTTTGAGAATCGGGACATGAATCCGACAGAGATGCTGCGTCACGTGGACGATCTCGATTCATTTCCGGAATCGTTTTTCCATTTTGTCTGCTCAGAACAGGTATTCGAACACGTTGCGGATCTCAGCGTTGTTGTTGCTGAACTGGCCCGCCTGACAGCTGACCAGGGTATTGGTGTGCACAATTTTCCCAGTGCTCGCTGTGTTATGGAAGAACATTTGTTCATGCCGTTTGTGCACTGGTTACCAAAAAATCGCCTGCGAAAAGCGGCAATTCGGCTGATGCTGTCACTGGGACAGGGACCAAAACCGGACTGGCCCGAAGTCATCGAAAAAACAGCTGCCGGCCGAACTCAGGTTTATTTTGATTACACCGTTCAGCGAACCTTCTATCGTGATATTCGGGATATCGTTGAGTTGTTCGTATCAGCCGGATTTGACGCAAACACGACGGTTCGTGACACCACAACGTTCTGGAAACGGCTGCTGCTTCCGGACTATCTGAACCGAAATGGATTTCCCAATCAGCGAACAACGCTGGTAACGCGACGAATCCGCAGTAACGACGATACCTGA
- a CDS encoding putative capsular polysaccharide synthesis family protein produces the protein MWFSAEKNRPSQKRVKRLSGGVRREIQRHKLDDIRFFVLSSGKTGSATLENSFTKHVMHSHTNGYFQEIHPKIQTLSIQEVLENSRIEFGRPPFVLTSIREPVFRAISSFFQNIETHMELKQELLVDLPVQRFVERFLEIFDGFEEYQTHHELPLMGGIDIMKEEFDRNRGYGFYENQSVRLLVLRFDRISSWPATIRDHLYADELEYFRFAPLNVSEDKWYSDIYAQFKEQVRIPGELFNRKMELHEELMHHFFSDEDIAGFHEKYNRIVNR, from the coding sequence ATGTGGTTTTCAGCAGAGAAAAACCGTCCCAGTCAGAAGCGTGTGAAACGGCTGTCGGGAGGAGTACGTCGAGAGATTCAGCGCCACAAGCTGGACGATATCCGTTTTTTTGTGCTGTCATCCGGTAAGACAGGCAGTGCTACGCTTGAGAACTCATTCACAAAACACGTGATGCACTCCCACACAAATGGATATTTCCAAGAAATTCATCCGAAAATTCAAACTCTAAGTATCCAGGAAGTTCTCGAGAACAGCAGGATCGAATTTGGCAGACCTCCATTCGTCCTCACTTCAATAAGAGAGCCCGTGTTTCGGGCAATCTCATCGTTTTTTCAAAACATAGAAACGCACATGGAACTCAAACAGGAATTGCTGGTTGATCTGCCTGTCCAGCGATTTGTAGAGAGATTTCTTGAGATATTTGACGGGTTCGAGGAATATCAAACACATCATGAACTGCCTCTGATGGGCGGTATTGACATCATGAAGGAAGAGTTTGACAGAAATCGTGGGTACGGTTTTTACGAGAATCAAAGTGTTCGTTTACTGGTCCTGCGGTTCGACAGGATCAGCAGCTGGCCTGCGACGATTCGTGATCATCTGTATGCTGACGAGTTGGAATACTTTCGTTTTGCCCCGCTGAATGTGTCGGAAGACAAGTGGTACTCCGATATCTACGCTCAGTTTAAGGAACAGGTCCGAATTCCAGGTGAGTTGTTCAATCGCAAAATGGAGCTGCACGAGGAACTCATGCACCACTTTTTTTCAGATGAAGATATAGCCGGATTTCACGAAAAATATAACAGGATTGTGAATCGTTGA
- a CDS encoding class I SAM-dependent methyltransferase — MEAAEGWVFSAMNESNVNSPTFLFDELPLHWQMTRCEKLAFASILDAAAPEIAIEIGTYKGGSLQLISRKSKQVYSLDIASLDDTLAKHFDNVEFRTGPSQQLLPALLRQIQEERQPLGFVLIDGDHSTEGVRQDINAVLQYEPIRPLYIVFHDSFHPPCREGILSASWQDCPWVHYVEVDFIPGVYHYEAFDTAEPRSMYGGLAVAVMKPTRRTGALTIHQSQSGLYNTVFRDSRHSPSSSLLHRAKRWLTRTE, encoded by the coding sequence ATGGAAGCGGCAGAGGGATGGGTATTTTCAGCAATGAATGAATCAAATGTTAATTCACCCACGTTTCTTTTCGACGAATTGCCGCTTCACTGGCAGATGACCCGATGTGAGAAACTCGCGTTCGCGTCCATTCTCGACGCGGCTGCACCTGAGATCGCAATCGAAATAGGAACTTACAAAGGCGGCAGTCTCCAGCTGATCTCTCGTAAATCAAAGCAAGTGTACTCGCTCGATATTGCGTCGCTTGACGACACACTTGCCAAACACTTCGATAACGTGGAGTTTCGGACCGGGCCATCGCAGCAGTTACTGCCGGCACTTCTGCGTCAGATCCAGGAAGAGCGTCAACCGCTTGGTTTTGTCCTTATTGATGGTGATCATTCAACAGAGGGAGTACGCCAGGACATCAATGCGGTCCTGCAGTACGAACCAATTCGACCACTCTACATCGTTTTCCACGACAGTTTTCATCCTCCGTGCCGCGAGGGCATCCTGTCTGCATCATGGCAGGATTGTCCATGGGTTCACTACGTCGAAGTCGATTTCATTCCCGGCGTGTACCACTACGAGGCATTTGATACCGCCGAACCGCGTTCAATGTACGGCGGTCTCGCAGTTGCAGTGATGAAACCGACACGGAGAACCGGAGCACTGACAATTCATCAGTCGCAGTCAGGGCTTTATAACACAGTCTTTCGCGATTCGAGACATTCCCCGTCGTCCTCGCTCCTGCATCGGGCAAAACGATGGCTGACACGAACAGAATAG
- a CDS encoding MFS transporter: MSLPKKSNPHAHTDELQEHNTDAPGAERRNLAATLIFLSSFTAYTSVFPVFGPRITELFSLSAEEFGSLMGMQSLGRILALLMVGPLISWYGVRRISELGFVGFGVGFLLLGVSSSIIMFQSGLTLLGLFIGVSSVAHPAFLFALYPAFKRRIFSIRLVSVAAPTVLLPLFAGAMLHWSEGGGDETFRLVLGVPFLIVGGALVGGGLLMSLQRNPGEESTESEEQDLDQQQTSRRTRLFRLLNTRSILVIVLICLHASADNTVYIFLPMFMKNHFHDLPIEPALAVAGHGLAYLFTRSLLSVLPERVAQRAILCLSGPIGGVIVIVSIWSGSALYVPVLYTMACFCFAAEFPTLVSELSSRSMASLGTVLAAAYLVAEVAKYAMLKMTGRVADQTGDYRVALSFAAAGFIAFGIIAFFTGLGKPENAEAEQSKE, from the coding sequence GTGAGTTTACCAAAGAAATCCAATCCGCACGCTCACACTGACGAACTTCAGGAACACAATACAGATGCCCCCGGTGCCGAACGTCGGAATCTGGCCGCCACGCTGATTTTTCTGAGCAGTTTCACTGCGTATACCTCTGTGTTTCCGGTATTTGGTCCACGGATCACCGAATTATTTTCGCTGTCAGCCGAGGAATTCGGGTCTCTGATGGGCATGCAGAGTCTGGGACGCATCCTGGCGCTGCTGATGGTCGGACCATTGATTTCCTGGTATGGCGTGCGACGGATCTCCGAGTTGGGGTTTGTCGGTTTTGGCGTCGGCTTCCTGCTGCTCGGTGTGAGTAGCAGTATTATCATGTTCCAATCCGGATTGACCTTGCTGGGTCTGTTCATCGGCGTCAGCAGTGTCGCTCATCCGGCGTTCCTGTTTGCACTGTACCCGGCATTCAAACGGCGAATTTTTTCTATCAGACTGGTGTCGGTGGCCGCACCGACGGTGCTGTTGCCGCTGTTCGCCGGTGCAATGCTGCACTGGTCCGAAGGCGGCGGAGATGAGACCTTCCGACTGGTGCTTGGGGTTCCATTTTTGATTGTCGGTGGCGCGCTTGTTGGTGGCGGACTACTGATGAGTCTGCAAAGAAATCCCGGAGAGGAATCAACTGAAAGTGAAGAACAAGACCTGGACCAGCAGCAGACATCGCGAAGGACCCGCCTGTTCCGACTGCTGAACACTCGATCAATACTGGTCATCGTGCTGATTTGTCTTCATGCGTCAGCTGACAACACGGTCTACATTTTTTTGCCGATGTTTATGAAGAATCATTTTCATGATCTGCCGATTGAACCTGCTTTGGCGGTCGCCGGACACGGGTTGGCGTACCTGTTCACTCGTAGTTTGTTGTCGGTGCTGCCCGAGCGTGTCGCACAACGAGCCATTTTGTGTCTGTCCGGTCCGATTGGTGGAGTCATTGTGATCGTGTCGATCTGGTCGGGCAGCGCTTTGTATGTTCCCGTACTGTATACAATGGCGTGTTTTTGTTTTGCAGCAGAGTTTCCAACGCTGGTCAGTGAGTTGTCATCGCGTTCGATGGCCAGTCTCGGAACGGTTCTCGCGGCAGCCTACCTGGTTGCCGAAGTGGCCAAATATGCCATGCTGAAGATGACCGGGCGAGTAGCAGATCAGACTGGGGATTACCGTGTCGCACTTTCCTTTGCCGCAGCCGGTTTCATTGCCTTCGGCATCATTGCCTTTTTCACAGGGCTGGGGAAACCGGAAAACGCGGAAGCTGAACAATCGAAAGAGTGA
- a CDS encoding glycosyltransferase family 4 protein — protein MTKRNVKKLKKLPVLIVISPVVSGVVSWALRVQEAFARNENYDVRLVSTHGPGDGTIRFDHTYERPRQIIPLLETLGSGVIIPNYMWDLFYPMCEAIASGREWRILGYCRADSKKEYYDPLQKRADLISHFIAVSPTCASKLESLIPSRGSDITMLPTGVYVSPDRGDLKFSGPLRMVYAGRVIQHQKRILDIALIAHRLDDRNVDYELQIIGDGKEEHLLRACLETQVAQGKVRFCGRIHPEQMNEVWKNTDVVLLCSEFEGTSNSILEAMGFGCIPVVTRTDSGVEGIINHGVNGLLFEIGDVQKATDHLQRIVCNDEFRRKVCAAAMETIVPFSMDRHVDVLSQVFDGLMRLPPRRQQAKKRLTARGRVRIALQSSPAVRLCRSFLHRIRKAFFGQG, from the coding sequence GTGACAAAACGTAACGTTAAGAAATTGAAAAAGCTCCCTGTACTAATTGTTATTTCTCCGGTCGTTTCCGGTGTTGTTTCCTGGGCACTGCGCGTTCAGGAAGCATTCGCTCGGAACGAAAATTATGACGTGAGGCTCGTCTCGACGCATGGTCCCGGCGACGGAACAATCCGTTTCGATCACACGTATGAGCGACCTCGCCAGATCATTCCATTGCTTGAGACTCTGGGCAGTGGTGTCATTATCCCCAATTACATGTGGGACCTGTTTTACCCGATGTGCGAAGCAATCGCCTCAGGCCGGGAATGGCGGATTCTGGGTTATTGTCGCGCCGACAGTAAAAAGGAATACTACGATCCGCTTCAGAAACGGGCTGATTTGATTTCGCATTTCATAGCGGTGAGTCCCACCTGTGCATCAAAACTGGAGTCGTTGATACCATCGCGTGGCAGCGACATTACCATGCTTCCGACCGGTGTATATGTGTCCCCGGACCGGGGGGACCTCAAGTTCTCAGGTCCCTTACGCATGGTCTATGCCGGTCGTGTCATTCAACACCAGAAAAGAATTCTGGATATTGCTCTGATCGCACATCGTCTTGACGATCGGAATGTTGATTACGAACTGCAAATCATTGGGGATGGCAAAGAAGAACACCTTCTTCGAGCCTGCCTTGAAACACAGGTTGCTCAGGGAAAAGTGCGGTTCTGCGGTCGCATTCATCCTGAACAGATGAATGAAGTATGGAAAAACACTGATGTCGTGTTACTGTGTTCTGAGTTTGAAGGGACAAGCAACAGCATCCTTGAAGCGATGGGATTTGGCTGTATACCGGTCGTGACACGTACCGATAGTGGTGTGGAAGGAATTATCAATCACGGTGTTAACGGCCTGCTTTTCGAAATTGGTGATGTGCAGAAAGCAACCGACCATCTTCAGCGTATTGTGTGCAACGACGAGTTCCGCCGGAAGGTCTGCGCGGCTGCCATGGAAACTATCGTTCCGTTTTCTATGGATCGTCACGTTGATGTATTGTCGCAGGTCTTTGACGGACTGATGCGTCTTCCGCCTCGCCGTCAGCAGGCCAAAAAACGCCTGACTGCTCGTGGCCGAGTGCGGATCGCACTGCAATCCTCTCCGGCAGTCAGACTCTGTCGTTCATTTCTCCACAGAATCCGGAAGGCATTTTTCGGACAGGGATGA
- a CDS encoding alpha/beta hydrolase has translation MNSKLIIAFALLSLCFCSVVSAQNLTPDIPYVENGHERQVLDIYTPEETIGGSLPVMFWIHGGGWQVGDKSDVALKPRVLTERGFVFVSTNYRLLPDVDMGVLIRDVAKSLGWVHRNIAEYGGDPGRIFVGGHSAGAQLAALICIDNRFLGEEGVSFDVLKGCLPVDGDTYDIPKIIMTAEHRQTLYGGRMFTFGHRQKFGNDPDKHVDFSAVTHVAKNKGIPPFLILFFAGNPDTKAQARHLEVVLKQAGIPAAVYGKRDSNHSRLNNDLGKHGDPATLEVYRFLDAVTAGE, from the coding sequence ATGAACAGTAAACTCATCATCGCTTTTGCACTTCTATCTCTGTGCTTTTGCAGTGTCGTCAGTGCACAGAATCTAACGCCTGACATTCCCTACGTTGAAAACGGTCACGAACGACAGGTTCTCGACATTTATACGCCCGAAGAAACAATCGGAGGGAGCCTTCCGGTCATGTTCTGGATCCACGGTGGTGGATGGCAGGTTGGCGACAAGAGCGACGTTGCCCTAAAGCCCAGGGTACTGACCGAGCGGGGATTTGTCTTCGTATCAACGAACTACCGGCTGTTGCCCGACGTCGACATGGGTGTGCTGATCCGCGACGTCGCAAAATCGCTTGGCTGGGTGCACAGGAACATCGCTGAATATGGCGGTGATCCAGGGCGAATTTTTGTCGGTGGACATTCCGCCGGCGCTCAACTCGCGGCATTGATCTGTATCGATAATCGTTTCCTGGGGGAAGAAGGCGTTTCTTTTGATGTCCTTAAAGGTTGCCTGCCGGTCGATGGTGACACGTACGATATTCCCAAAATCATCATGACGGCAGAGCACCGGCAGACTCTTTATGGCGGCAGGATGTTCACATTTGGTCATCGCCAGAAGTTTGGGAACGACCCGGACAAACACGTCGATTTTTCTGCTGTGACACATGTCGCAAAGAACAAAGGCATCCCTCCGTTCCTCATCCTGTTCTTTGCCGGTAATCCTGACACTAAAGCTCAGGCGCGGCATCTTGAAGTCGTACTGAAGCAGGCCGGCATCCCGGCCGCCGTGTATGGCAAACGAGACAGCAATCACAGCCGTCTGAACAATGATCTTGGGAAACATGGTGACCCGGCTACGCTGGAAGTCTACAGATTTCTGGACGCTGTCACCGCAGGAGAATAG
- a CDS encoding glycoside hydrolase, with amino-acid sequence MRIVERGIINTGERGTSRAVGTFPATTAMADGSLLASYRIGSTKDSADATVELRRSTDSGRSWSDPERPFRTDFDGMKGSLRCVYLTVLAERHLIAAGMWIDRTTYPDQPIFNENTEGCLPIKLLLSESENGGRSWSPWRHIPTGEDIGPPSLTNPILLLPDRRLALSIETNKQYHDDSPWLQRVVYMYSEDGGYSWGKTTTICQDPKGRIFNWDQRAGVGPDGRLVTFTWTYDSRTTRYLNIHRRISATEGNSWTTAEDLGFADQPSVPAVLPDGRVVLAWVDRFRSRSIRARMAPAIDAPFAPETEVELYKPHAVTSTVVGGEDTGELLTEMGTWNYGLPHAEVMSNGDVLVVYYAGEDDRMDVCWVRLTL; translated from the coding sequence ATGCGAATTGTGGAAAGAGGGATCATCAACACCGGAGAGCGGGGTACCAGCCGGGCGGTTGGGACATTTCCCGCGACAACCGCGATGGCGGATGGTTCACTCCTTGCCTCCTACCGCATCGGCTCCACCAAGGATTCGGCCGATGCCACCGTGGAACTGCGACGCTCCACCGATAGCGGCCGCAGCTGGAGCGATCCGGAGCGTCCGTTCCGCACCGACTTTGACGGCATGAAAGGGTCGCTGCGCTGCGTCTACCTTACTGTCCTGGCTGAGAGGCATCTCATTGCCGCCGGGATGTGGATCGATCGCACAACCTATCCGGACCAACCGATTTTCAACGAGAACACTGAAGGCTGCCTGCCGATCAAACTGCTGCTTTCGGAGTCAGAGAACGGTGGCCGCAGCTGGTCTCCCTGGCGGCACATCCCGACAGGAGAGGACATCGGACCGCCCAGCCTGACAAACCCGATCCTGCTGTTGCCCGACAGGAGGCTGGCGCTAAGCATTGAAACCAACAAACAGTACCACGATGACTCACCCTGGCTACAACGCGTGGTCTACATGTACTCGGAAGACGGCGGCTACAGCTGGGGGAAAACAACAACGATCTGCCAGGATCCAAAAGGACGGATCTTCAACTGGGACCAGCGTGCCGGTGTCGGCCCTGACGGCCGTCTGGTCACTTTCACCTGGACGTACGACAGCCGGACGACCCGCTACCTGAACATTCACCGTCGCATCAGTGCAACTGAGGGCAACAGCTGGACGACGGCGGAAGACCTGGGCTTTGCTGATCAGCCATCGGTCCCGGCCGTACTGCCGGACGGCCGAGTCGTCCTCGCCTGGGTCGATCGCTTCCGCAGCCGATCGATTCGTGCCCGAATGGCACCGGCCATCGACGCTCCGTTCGCACCCGAAACCGAGGTAGAACTCTACAAGCCTCATGCAGTAACGTCGACGGTGGTCGGCGGAGAGGATACAGGCGAGTTGCTAACCGAGATGGGAACGTGGAATTACGGCCTGCCGCATGCAGAAGTAATGTCGAACGGTGACGTTCTGGTGGTGTACTATGCCGGTGAAGACGACCGCATGGACGTCTGCTGGGTGCGACTGACGCTGTAG
- a CDS encoding MBL fold metallo-hydrolase: MLQKITDSLAWIPDTCSVYVVTQGDAALLIDCGTHVSPRQLQDAGVPPVERVLLTHFHRDQCAAAAAWQDQGAEIVVPFTERRFYEESDLLKASYDTWHNYESYYPNFGILSDVITERYAFDYESVMWRDLEFEVVPLPGHTFGSVGYLFTCDNQRVLACGDLMSAPGKLHEYFSSQWKYMDFKGHTHHLESLKTAASLQSDLIMPGHGTPFESTEDAFTSLQQPLEELYELFYARPYDWFQPQFRHISDHVIEVSNSGAFTYIVQDDDGHAVFIDCGYVSTDSISANPSRFIDHLTPALEPELGIRTVEWFLPTHYHDDHLAGYPALRHRYGTGVVSSPEVKDILEHPERYDMPCLDPRGLNVDRVVRRGDAFHWRGTDFFIEQHPGQTLYHQLIRFDVDDMRFLVVGDNISGMCFQEQRDHIHSFIPKNRTPVTSYADMPRQILEADPDMLLTGHGGAVNHDRRQTERWQVWMNRWQDLFTQIIDQSHPNLGMDPGWVEFYPYKVRIRPGDTVEFTVRITNHEPDTRTCELKFRSVAGVELTPVATVIEVAGGSTASCQVTAAFPQVFSTHSLPVLADVTWQGNTLGELAEAIAWW; this comes from the coding sequence ATGTTGCAGAAAATTACTGACAGTCTTGCCTGGATTCCGGACACCTGCAGCGTGTATGTCGTCACTCAGGGTGATGCGGCGCTACTGATCGACTGCGGAACGCACGTATCGCCGAGACAGCTGCAGGATGCCGGAGTCCCTCCGGTCGAACGCGTCCTGCTGACCCATTTTCATCGTGATCAGTGTGCCGCGGCAGCAGCGTGGCAGGACCAGGGCGCTGAGATCGTTGTTCCCTTCACAGAACGAAGGTTCTACGAGGAGAGTGATCTGCTCAAGGCGTCCTACGACACCTGGCACAACTATGAAAGCTACTATCCGAACTTCGGCATACTCAGTGATGTCATCACGGAACGGTACGCGTTCGATTACGAATCAGTGATGTGGCGGGATCTGGAGTTTGAAGTGGTTCCGCTGCCGGGACATACATTTGGTTCGGTCGGATACCTCTTCACGTGCGACAATCAACGTGTGCTTGCATGTGGTGATTTGATGTCGGCTCCGGGCAAACTTCATGAATATTTTTCGAGTCAGTGGAAGTACATGGATTTCAAAGGGCATACGCATCATCTGGAGAGTCTGAAAACGGCGGCATCGCTTCAGTCGGACCTGATTATGCCGGGACACGGCACTCCGTTTGAATCGACTGAGGATGCATTCACCAGTCTTCAGCAGCCACTTGAAGAACTGTACGAACTGTTCTACGCCCGACCTTATGACTGGTTTCAGCCACAGTTTCGACACATCTCAGACCATGTCATCGAAGTGTCGAACTCAGGTGCGTTCACCTACATTGTTCAGGACGACGACGGCCACGCCGTTTTTATTGACTGCGGATACGTTTCCACTGACTCCATTTCGGCCAACCCGTCACGTTTTATCGATCACCTGACACCAGCACTGGAACCCGAACTGGGAATCCGCACGGTCGAATGGTTCCTGCCAACTCATTATCACGATGATCATCTGGCGGGTTATCCGGCTCTGCGACATCGATACGGTACCGGTGTTGTGTCGTCTCCGGAGGTGAAAGATATCCTCGAACACCCTGAGCGATACGATATGCCCTGTCTGGATCCTCGAGGTCTGAATGTGGACCGGGTGGTCCGCCGGGGAGATGCGTTCCACTGGCGTGGCACGGATTTTTTTATTGAACAGCATCCGGGGCAGACTCTGTACCATCAGCTCATTCGTTTTGACGTTGATGACATGAGATTTCTGGTAGTCGGTGACAATATCTCAGGGATGTGTTTTCAGGAGCAGCGAGACCACATCCATTCGTTTATTCCAAAGAACCGGACACCGGTGACCAGCTACGCAGACATGCCGCGACAGATTCTCGAGGCAGACCCTGACATGCTGCTGACCGGCCACGGCGGGGCCGTCAATCACGACCGGAGGCAGACCGAACGCTGGCAGGTCTGGATGAATCGCTGGCAGGATCTGTTTACGCAAATCATTGATCAGTCTCATCCGAATTTAGGCATGGACCCTGGCTGGGTGGAATTCTACCCCTACAAAGTCCGAATTCGACCGGGAGACACCGTCGAGTTTACTGTTCGGATCACTAATCATGAGCCGGACACCAGGACCTGCGAACTTAAGTTTCGTTCTGTGGCGGGAGTGGAACTCACTCCCGTAGCAACAGTCATTGAGGTTGCCGGTGGCAGTACAGCTTCGTGTCAGGTCACCGCCGCATTTCCGCAGGTGTTTAGCACTCACTCATTACCTGTACTGGCTGATGTGACCTGGCAGGGGAATACACTTGGTGAACTGGCGGAAGCCATTGCGTGGTGGTAG
- a CDS encoding glycosyltransferase family 4 protein: MRTPVSTIENGDDMLFQNSRRKRRGDDILFLGHDASRTGAPIVLLRMLRWLRENTDLSFSVILGAGGPLEPDYSEVANTKVCYLATQTESHFLRPLLKIPGLRRVISYSHRRLLRLRLRFRKPQMIYANTSATGDMLEFFDLNNVPTVTHVHELEVVLRTLIGLRQFAQTIRHTNRFLAVSQAVRQNLMQNHNISDDDIEMVPEFLPIGEHSPENWKNARLNFVQRFDMPEDAFIVGASGTPGWRKGSDLFVQVAGHVARTHPEAPIYFAWIGGPLSATESEYLLHDCDRLGVRERIRFIDTQPDPIALFQGLSVFAMVSREDPYPIVTIETAAEAVPIVCFDQAGGTQELVEDDAGFVVPYLDTAAMANRIVELFDAPGLRNQLGNRAREKVLERNNAAVVMPLIADVIRRNTGNRVD, encoded by the coding sequence ATGAGAACTCCTGTAAGCACGATCGAGAACGGCGACGACATGCTTTTTCAGAACTCCCGGCGGAAGCGAAGAGGTGATGACATCCTGTTCCTCGGACATGATGCATCCCGGACGGGTGCGCCCATCGTCCTGCTTCGAATGCTACGCTGGCTGCGGGAGAATACCGATCTTTCGTTTTCGGTCATCCTGGGTGCGGGGGGACCGCTTGAGCCGGACTACAGCGAAGTCGCAAACACGAAAGTTTGCTACCTGGCGACTCAAACCGAGTCTCACTTTCTGCGTCCTTTGCTGAAAATTCCCGGACTTCGCCGGGTCATTAGTTATTCGCACAGACGACTGTTGAGGCTCCGGCTGCGGTTTCGGAAACCGCAAATGATCTATGCAAATACTTCAGCAACGGGTGACATGCTCGAGTTCTTTGATTTAAACAATGTGCCAACGGTGACACATGTCCATGAACTGGAGGTCGTCCTGCGCACGCTGATAGGACTCCGTCAGTTTGCTCAAACAATTCGACATACGAATCGTTTTCTGGCGGTATCGCAGGCGGTCCGTCAAAATCTCATGCAGAACCACAACATTAGTGATGATGACATCGAAATGGTTCCGGAATTTTTGCCGATCGGTGAGCATTCCCCGGAGAACTGGAAAAACGCAAGGCTCAACTTCGTTCAACGTTTTGATATGCCGGAGGACGCGTTTATTGTCGGTGCTTCCGGAACACCCGGGTGGCGCAAAGGATCCGATCTATTCGTTCAGGTCGCGGGGCACGTGGCGAGGACTCACCCTGAGGCACCGATCTATTTTGCCTGGATTGGTGGACCTCTGTCCGCCACTGAGTCGGAATACCTTCTCCATGACTGTGACCGTCTGGGAGTGAGAGAACGGATTCGTTTCATCGACACGCAACCGGATCCAATTGCGTTGTTCCAGGGACTCAGTGTGTTTGCCATGGTGTCACGCGAAGATCCCTATCCAATCGTTACCATCGAAACGGCTGCGGAAGCGGTACCGATCGTGTGCTTTGACCAGGCAGGGGGAACTCAGGAACTGGTGGAAGACGACGCAGGATTTGTGGTTCCTTATCTGGACACAGCCGCAATGGCCAACCGAATTGTAGAGCTGTTTGATGCGCCAGGTCTTCGGAATCAGCTGGGGAATCGAGCCAGAGAAAAGGTTCTGGAACGCAATAACGCGGCCGTGGTTATGCCTCTGATTGCCGATGTGATTCGTCGGAACACAGGAAACCGTGTCGATTGA